Proteins found in one Anabas testudineus chromosome 1, fAnaTes1.2, whole genome shotgun sequence genomic segment:
- the wbp1lb gene encoding WW domain binding protein 1-like b isoform X1 — translation MRGVCSALKMGLFLHAVGSVIPTESAADRSLLHCEGVNNQTYICESGHCCGETQCCSYYYELWWFWLVWAIIFILSCCCVCHHRRTKHRLQQQQRQHEINLIAYREAHNYPSVPFYFRFLPNYLLPDYEEVVNRPPTPPPPYSALHTGPSSVASSPVASEQQEGHCPTIQDTPVAPVSDSLCCRSSIEEPQPSPLGFRPKPDNKPIQTPQNSGVILLSGGLNEDRLSCQEKISGDESCKDPLLKDLSESCAEDKDRLPNGRRRRFTGDSGIEVCVCGTRGSSGCSGAGGTGQDGKELRELESLLGCEGHEQEEDNDDDDREEVGDFCDSCVHRASFSMEDEQVLGGLERRVARGPSGPPQPAPQIGSSSLQPPVCLLLHTINEQEGSHHSTSTEPQG, via the exons AGCCTACTGCACTGTGAAGGCGTTAACAACCAGACTTACATCTGCGAGTCAGGACACTGCTGTGGAGAGACACAGTGCTGCAGTTACTACTATGAGCTCTGGT GGTTTTGGTTGGTGTGGGCGATCATCTTCattttgagctgctgctgtgtttgccACCATCGCCGCACCAAACAtcggctgcagcagcagcaaaggcaGCATGAGATCAACCTTATAGCTTACCGTGAAGCACACAACTACCCCTCTGTGCCCTTCTACTTCA gGTTTCTGCCAAACTACCTCTTGCCTGATTATGAAGAGGTGGTCAACCGGCCACCGACTCCTCCCCCTCCCTACAGTGCCTTACACACAGGCCCATCCTCGGTGGCTTCTAGTCCTGTGGCTTCTGAGCAGCAGGAGGGACACTGTCCAACCATCCAGGACACTCCAGTGGCCCCAGTCTCTGACAGTCTGTGTTGCAGATCCAGCATTGAGGAGCCACAACCTTCTCCTTTAGGCTTTCGGCCGAAACCCGACAATAAACCCATCCAGACACCCCAAAATTCAGGTGTGATACTGCTGTCAGGTGGGCTTAATGAGGACAGACTGAGCTGCCAGGAGAAAATAAGTGGGGACGAGTCCTGCAAGGATCCTCTGCTGAAGGATCTGTCAGAGAGTTGTGCTGAGGACAAAGATCGACTCCCTAATGGTAGGAGGAGGCGATTCACAGGGGACTCTGGgattgaggtgtgtgtgtgcggcacACGTGGGAGCAGCGGTTGTAGTGGAGCAGGAGGGACAGGCCAGGATGGTAAGGAGTTAAGGGAGCTAGAGAGTCTGCTGGGGTGTGAGGGACATGAGCAGGAGGAGGACAACGATGACGACGacagggaggaggtgggagaCTTCTGCGACAGCTGCGTTCATCGAGCCTCCTTCAGCATGGAGGATGAGCAAGTGCTGGGCGGGCTAGAAAGGCGGGTTGCACGTGGACCGTCAGGACCTCCTCAACCGGCTCCTCAGATAGGCAGCAGTTCACTGCAACCTCCTGtgtgcctcctcctccacacaatAAACGAGCAGGAAGGGTCGCACCACAGCACCAGCACTGAGCCGCAGGGCTGA
- the as3mt gene encoding arsenite methyltransferase: MAEEKSARTKDVVDSTVHLDVKDYYGRVLKKTSDLKSNACVAPSQPLPAFIRQALKNVHPEVCARYYGCGLVVPECLEGCRILDLGSGSGRDCYMLSQLVGEKGHITGIDMTEDQLKVARTYVDYHMQKFAYKKPNVSFVQGYIEALTEAGLEKNSFDIIISNCVVNLSPDKKRVLTEAYSVLKDGGELYFSDVYSSGRVTEEIKNHKVLWGECLGGALWWKDLLLLAEEVGFSTPRLVTASVITVDNKELQDILGDFRFVSATYRLFKIPKGNTKPCQVMYNGNITGVEDSFLFDCQYTFKVDEVVEIDGELASILTHSRFVEDFSFKPPGGPCGPSGVRPKAGCVDPFELVLQLEKRSPGSATGGCCSTRSAACCQ, encoded by the exons ATGGCTGAAGAAAAGAG TGCGCGTACAAAAGACGTCGTGGATAGCACCGTTCACCTGGACGTCAAG GATTATTATGGCAGGGTGCTGAAGAAAACCTCAGACCTGAAGAGCAACGCCTGTGTGGCTCCATCCCAGCCACTGCCTGCCTTCATCAGACAGGCTCTGAAAAACGTCCACCCTGAAGTCTGTGCCAG GTACTATGGCTGTGGTCTGGTGGTGCCTGAGTGTCTGGAGGGCTGCAGGATACTGGACCTGGGCAGTGGGAGTGGCAGGGACTGCTACATGCTGAGTCAGCTGGTGGGCGAGAAGGGCCATATCACTGGGATTGATATGACTGAGGACCAA CTTAAAGTTGCCAGGACATATGTGGACTATCACATGCAAAAGTTTGCTTACAAGAAACCCAATGTAAGTTTTGTCCAGGGCTACATTGAAGCCTTAACAGAGGCAGGTCTGGAAAAAAACTCATTCGACATCATCAT TTCCAACTGTGTGGTGAATCTCTCTCCAGACAAGAAGCGTGTTTTGACTGAAGCCTACAGTGTGCTCAAG GATGGTGGTGAGCTTTACTTCAGTGACGTCTACAGCAGTGGACGAGTAacagaggaaattaaaaatCATAAAGTGCTATGGG GCGAGTGTCTTGGAGGAGCACTGTGGTGGAAGGATCTGCTGCTATTGGCTGAGGAAGTGGGCTTCAGCACCCCACGGTTGGTCACAGCCAGTGTCATCACTGTTGACAACAAAGAACTACAGGACATTCTAG GTGACTTTAGGTTTGTCTCTGCCACGTACCGACTGTTTAAGATCCCCAAAGGCAACACCAAACCCTGTCAGGTCATGTATAATGGAAACATTACTGGAGTAGAGGACAGCTTCCTATTTGACTGTCAGTACACATTCAAG gTAGATGAAGTGGTGGAGATAGATGGAGAGCTGGCCAGCATCCTAACACATTCCAGATTTGTGGAAGACTTCTCTTTCAAGCCACCTGGAGGACCCTGTGGGCCCAGTGGAGTCAGACCTAAG GCAGGCTGTGTGGATCCTTTTGAGTTGGTCCTTCAGCTAGAGAAACGAAGTCCAGGTTCAGCCACAGGGGGATGCTGCAGCACACGGTCTGCTGCCTGCTGCCAGTGA
- the wbp1lb gene encoding WW domain binding protein 1-like b isoform X2 yields the protein MPLNLGPALSLLHCEGVNNQTYICESGHCCGETQCCSYYYELWWFWLVWAIIFILSCCCVCHHRRTKHRLQQQQRQHEINLIAYREAHNYPSVPFYFRFLPNYLLPDYEEVVNRPPTPPPPYSALHTGPSSVASSPVASEQQEGHCPTIQDTPVAPVSDSLCCRSSIEEPQPSPLGFRPKPDNKPIQTPQNSGVILLSGGLNEDRLSCQEKISGDESCKDPLLKDLSESCAEDKDRLPNGRRRRFTGDSGIEVCVCGTRGSSGCSGAGGTGQDGKELRELESLLGCEGHEQEEDNDDDDREEVGDFCDSCVHRASFSMEDEQVLGGLERRVARGPSGPPQPAPQIGSSSLQPPVCLLLHTINEQEGSHHSTSTEPQG from the exons ATGCCTCTCAATCTTGGACCTGCACTG AGCCTACTGCACTGTGAAGGCGTTAACAACCAGACTTACATCTGCGAGTCAGGACACTGCTGTGGAGAGACACAGTGCTGCAGTTACTACTATGAGCTCTGGT GGTTTTGGTTGGTGTGGGCGATCATCTTCattttgagctgctgctgtgtttgccACCATCGCCGCACCAAACAtcggctgcagcagcagcaaaggcaGCATGAGATCAACCTTATAGCTTACCGTGAAGCACACAACTACCCCTCTGTGCCCTTCTACTTCA gGTTTCTGCCAAACTACCTCTTGCCTGATTATGAAGAGGTGGTCAACCGGCCACCGACTCCTCCCCCTCCCTACAGTGCCTTACACACAGGCCCATCCTCGGTGGCTTCTAGTCCTGTGGCTTCTGAGCAGCAGGAGGGACACTGTCCAACCATCCAGGACACTCCAGTGGCCCCAGTCTCTGACAGTCTGTGTTGCAGATCCAGCATTGAGGAGCCACAACCTTCTCCTTTAGGCTTTCGGCCGAAACCCGACAATAAACCCATCCAGACACCCCAAAATTCAGGTGTGATACTGCTGTCAGGTGGGCTTAATGAGGACAGACTGAGCTGCCAGGAGAAAATAAGTGGGGACGAGTCCTGCAAGGATCCTCTGCTGAAGGATCTGTCAGAGAGTTGTGCTGAGGACAAAGATCGACTCCCTAATGGTAGGAGGAGGCGATTCACAGGGGACTCTGGgattgaggtgtgtgtgtgcggcacACGTGGGAGCAGCGGTTGTAGTGGAGCAGGAGGGACAGGCCAGGATGGTAAGGAGTTAAGGGAGCTAGAGAGTCTGCTGGGGTGTGAGGGACATGAGCAGGAGGAGGACAACGATGACGACGacagggaggaggtgggagaCTTCTGCGACAGCTGCGTTCATCGAGCCTCCTTCAGCATGGAGGATGAGCAAGTGCTGGGCGGGCTAGAAAGGCGGGTTGCACGTGGACCGTCAGGACCTCCTCAACCGGCTCCTCAGATAGGCAGCAGTTCACTGCAACCTCCTGtgtgcctcctcctccacacaatAAACGAGCAGGAAGGGTCGCACCACAGCACCAGCACTGAGCCGCAGGGCTGA